Proteins encoded together in one Balearica regulorum gibbericeps isolate bBalReg1 chromosome 3, bBalReg1.pri, whole genome shotgun sequence window:
- the TMEM17 gene encoding transmembrane protein 17, which translates to MSLPEPLRRRLGSFSRTVFTDSHRTGPQYPGDQADNEIVSSLPLQMSLYFNVYFFPFWWLSTVVMLHLKYPVLSDYYKFILVTVMILASLIEIIRLYLGYMGNLQEKVPELAGFWLLSLLLQLPIILFLLFNEGLKIQPLERAVHIIFALFLTFQVIAAFVTLKRMVNKLATHFRLNEFDQLEEHPVPDFYSLGKEEQAVSMAGRGPC; encoded by the exons ATGTCGCTGCCTGAGCCCCTGAGGAGGCGGCTGGGCTCCTTCAGCCGCACTGTCTTCACCGACAGCCACCGCACCGGCCCGCAGTACCCGGGAGACCAAGCAG ATAATGAAATAGTTTCCAGTTTACCACTGCAGATGTCCCTCTATTTCAAcgtttattttttcccattttggtGGCTCAGCACAGTTGTCATGCTCCATCTGAAG TATCCAGTCTTGTCAGATTACTACAAGTTCATCCTGGTCACAGTCATGATCCTAGCCTCTCTAATAGAGATCATTCGACTCTACCTGGGATACATGGGCAATCTGCAGGAGAAG GTCCCTGAGCTGGCTGGGTTTTGGCTCCTGAGTCTCCTCCTGCAGTTGCCTATAATTCTCTTCTTGCTATTTAATGAAGGTCTGAAAATTCAGCCGCTGGAGCGAGCGGTCCATATCATCTTTGCCCTCTTCCTCACCTTCCAAGTCATTGCAGCCTTTGTCACCCTGAAAAGAATGGTAAACAAACTGGCAACTCACTTCCGCCTTAATGAATTTGACCAGCTGGAGGAACATCCTGTGCCTGATTTTTACAGCCTAGGTAAAGAAGAGCAAGCAGTTTCCATGGCTGGTAGGGGCCCATGCTGA